Proteins encoded within one genomic window of Pararhizobium capsulatum DSM 1112:
- a CDS encoding long-chain-fatty-acid--CoA ligase: MPDIQTQNQGHVTERPWLASYPPGMPAEIAPSTNNSIGEIFEQSCAKYAGRPAFTCMGKTLSFTQLEAESRKVAAWLQSTDLEKGDRVAVMMPNVLQNPVITFAILRAGFTVVNVNPLYTPRELEHQLNDAGAKAIFVLENFAHTVEQVAARTPLRHVVVTTMGDLLGLKGVIVNLVVRRIKKLVPAWSLPGHLSFKTVLASGSGKRLRDPGVKQSDVAFLQYTGGTTGVSKGATLTHANLLANMAQMGLWLETAFLRRQRPERLVFLCALPLYHIFALTVNGLMGLSTGGENILIPNPRDIPAFVKEIARYKINIFPGLNTLFNALMNNADFQKLDFSSLALTFGGGMAVQRPVAERWQQMTGCPIAEGYGLSETSPVATANRLDTEAFTGTIGMPLPSTDVEIRDDDGNTLSLGEIGEICIRGPQVMQGYWNRPDETTKAISSDGFFRTGDIGFMSPEGLIKIVDRKKDMILVSGFNVFPNEVEEMAMTMPGILECAAIGVPDSHSGEAVKLFVVRRDPALTEADVKAFCAQLLTNYKRPKFVEFRDELPKSNVGKILRKNLRS, from the coding sequence ATGCCGGATATTCAGACCCAGAATCAGGGCCACGTAACCGAGAGGCCTTGGCTCGCGTCCTATCCGCCCGGCATGCCGGCAGAGATCGCCCCTTCCACGAACAATTCGATCGGCGAGATCTTTGAGCAATCCTGTGCAAAATATGCCGGGCGCCCCGCCTTCACCTGCATGGGAAAAACGCTGAGCTTCACACAGCTTGAAGCGGAAAGCCGCAAAGTTGCTGCATGGTTGCAGTCGACCGACCTCGAAAAGGGTGATCGCGTCGCTGTCATGATGCCGAACGTCCTGCAGAACCCGGTGATCACCTTCGCGATCCTGCGAGCCGGCTTCACCGTCGTCAACGTCAACCCGCTCTATACGCCGCGCGAACTTGAGCACCAGCTGAACGACGCCGGCGCCAAGGCAATCTTTGTTCTCGAAAACTTCGCCCACACAGTCGAGCAGGTTGCGGCGCGCACGCCGCTCCGCCACGTCGTCGTCACGACGATGGGGGATTTGCTTGGCCTCAAGGGCGTGATTGTGAACCTCGTGGTGCGCCGCATCAAGAAGCTGGTTCCTGCATGGTCGTTGCCGGGACACCTCTCCTTCAAGACGGTTCTCGCCAGCGGGAGCGGAAAGCGCCTCCGCGACCCCGGCGTAAAACAGAGCGATGTGGCCTTCCTGCAGTATACTGGCGGCACCACTGGTGTTTCCAAGGGCGCGACGCTGACGCATGCCAACTTGCTCGCCAACATGGCACAGATGGGTCTGTGGCTTGAGACCGCCTTCCTGCGCAGGCAGCGCCCGGAACGCCTTGTGTTCCTGTGTGCCCTGCCGCTCTACCATATCTTCGCACTGACCGTGAACGGGCTGATGGGCCTCAGCACCGGTGGCGAAAACATCCTGATCCCCAACCCGCGCGACATCCCGGCTTTCGTCAAGGAAATCGCCAGGTACAAGATCAATATCTTCCCAGGCCTCAACACGCTGTTCAACGCGCTGATGAACAATGCCGACTTCCAGAAGCTGGATTTCTCGTCTCTGGCCCTGACCTTCGGCGGTGGCATGGCCGTACAGCGGCCGGTTGCCGAGCGCTGGCAGCAGATGACGGGCTGCCCGATTGCGGAAGGCTACGGCCTTTCGGAAACCTCCCCCGTCGCAACCGCCAATCGCCTGGACACGGAAGCCTTCACAGGCACGATCGGCATGCCCCTGCCCTCGACTGACGTGGAAATCCGCGATGATGATGGCAATACACTGTCGCTCGGAGAGATCGGCGAAATCTGCATTCGCGGGCCGCAGGTCATGCAGGGTTATTGGAACCGGCCGGACGAAACCACAAAGGCGATTTCGAGCGACGGCTTTTTCCGCACCGGCGATATCGGCTTCATGAGCCCGGAAGGCCTGATCAAGATTGTCGACCGTAAGAAGGACATGATCCTCGTTTCCGGCTTCAACGTCTTCCCGAACGAAGTCGAGGAAATGGCGATGACCATGCCGGGCATCCTCGAATGCGCCGCCATCGGTGTTCCCGACAGCCATTCCGGCGAGGCGGTAAAGCTTTTTGTGGTTCGTCGCGATCCGGCGCTGACCGAAGCAGATGTAAAGGCTTTCTGCGCGCAGCTTCTCACCAACTACAAGCGCCCGAAATTCGTCGAGTTCCGTGACGAATTACCCAAATCCAACGTCGGCAAGATCCTGCGCAAGAACCTGCGAAGCTGA